The DNA region GAGCTTTTTTTTAAAGTCATTTTTGATGCGGTCTTTAGTCAAATTCATATTATTCCTCCTGATAATTTTAGTATCCTCAATCCAGTAAGTAATAGAGCAAAGTACTAATAATCTTTAATTTATGGACATATATTTTTTACAAACAAGTACATGGGGATTAATGCCGATAGCTATTACTTCAAGAATAAAGGATTGTTTAAATGCTAAATGATAAAATAGATTGAATGGTTTTAATTAATGAAAATATTTCTAAGTAAATATTACATCTTTTGGGTTATATAGTCAATATCCCTGTATTTATTGGTAAATAATATTATTTATTAATTATTACCATAAGTATGAATTTTAAAATTTATTTTGACAATAATATATATAATTATATTATTTGGAGGTAATAAGATGAAACAGGGAACAGTTAAATGGTTTAATGATGAAAAAGGTTTTGGATTTATTTCTGTTGAAGGTGAGGATGATGTATTTGTACATTATTCTGCTATAAAAGAAGAGGGAAAAAAGAAAAACTTAGATCAGGGGCAAGAAGTAAAATTTGATGTGGTGGATGGACCAAAAGGATTACAAGCATCAAATGTTCAAAAAGTATAAACATAATTATAATAGCTACAAGTGAAAATTAATTAAAGAAAGCCCCTTAAATGGATGTAGTTAAAAGCTTGTATATAAATCTATTTATGGGGTGAATTTTTATATTTAGTTAGAAAATACTTGTCCAGCAGTATTTTCATTCATGGTTGTGCTGTGGGCGACATGGATGGTTAATTCGTAATAGTGAAAAAGTGAAAGATTGCCGCTGGGGCGTCAAGGTGAAAGAATTCACTGGTTAGTGGACATAAACATTCAAGTTAGCTCGTACTTTTCAAGAATTACGAATTGAAGTTTTTTTATAATATATATGTTAATTTTTATACAAAAGTGGTAATATATTTTTGGTCGGTATTCTATAGAAACTGGACTTATTAATAAGGTATTAAAAAATGACAAGGCAGAAATTCGTATTATATCCTTGTGGAATGAGAACGAAGGGGGATCAAAATTTTGAAACAAAATATTGGAACAAATAAAAAATTTGGAGTTAGGCAGCTGACAGTAGTAGGTATGCTGTCAGGTATATCAATCATGTTAGGAATAACAGGGTGGGGATATATAAAATTACCTATACTTCAGGCAACCATAATGCATGTACCAGTAATCATTGGAGCAATTATAGAAGGACCAATGGTAGGCATGTGTATAGGACTTATATTTGGAATATCAAGTATCATTCAAAATATTATGACACCAAGTTTACTATCCTTTGCATTAATTAATCCATTAGTTTCAGTATTGCCAAGAATTTTAATTGCATTAACCTCTTACTATGCTTACAAATTTACGATTGGCAATAATAAGGCTTTGAAAATTGGTATAGGCGCTGCCATAGGGTCTGTAACAAACACTGTAGGAGTACTTGGAATGATATATTTATTATATATAAAGGAGTACGCAATACATATGAAGATAAGTGCAGCAGCTGCTAATAAAGTTATACTTGGTATTGCTATTGCTAACGGAATACCTGAAATGATAGCGGCAATTTGCATAACTGTACCAATAGTACTTGCAGTAACTAGAATTAGGAAAAGATAAAGAATTTATTAAAATAAAAATTTATCTTATGACTAGCCGCTGTAACACTCCCGCCTTATTTAAGGGGGAAATAACAGCGGCACGTCCCTAGATAATTCATCTAAACTTAGTGTGGAAAACAAACTCACACTAAGTAAGATTCATTGATAATAGTAATTAAGCACTATCAAAACTATATCTTATTTAAATATAATTTGATAGTGTTAATTTTTAATTTAGAGGCCGTTAAAAATATGTTAAAAACCAATAGAGGAGGGAATATTTTGGATTTATTTACTATGGCTATGGAAAATAACAGATCAAATAAACCTTTAGCCGAAAGAATGAGACCTAGAAATTTAGATGAATTTTATGGGCAGGAGAAAATAGTTGGAAAAGGAAAAATTTTAAGAAGACTTATAGAGGCTGACAGATTGACTTCCATAATATTATATGGTCCTCCAGGGGTTGGTAAAACTACACTAGCATCAATAATTTCTAAAGAAACAAAATGTGAATTTGTAAAACTCAACGCTGCCATTATAAGTGTAAAAGAGATTAAAGATTATATAAATAAATCAGAAGAGTTACTAAAGCTTTATGGAAAAAGAACTATTTTCTTTATAGATGAAATTCATGCCTTGAAAAAAGGATCTCAGCAGGACGTACTTCTGGATGCTATTGAAAGGGGCATAGTGGTGTTAATTGGTGCCACTACTGAAAATCCTTATTTTGAAATAAATAATGCGCTTTTAAGCAGATCAAAAATATTTCAATTAGAAAGTCTCAGTAATGAAGAAATAGTTAAAATATTAAATAACGTTCTAAAGGATAGAGAAAGAGGCTATGGTAGTATAAAGATAAATATAGAAGAAAAATCTTTATCTTACATAGCACAATTATCTGGTGGAGATGCAAGGGCAGCTATAAACACTTTAGAGATAGCAGTTCTATCTACAGTTAAAAATAAAAAGGGCATAATAGAAATAGACGAAAAATTAGTACAGGAGTCCATGCAAAAAAGAATTATAAACTATGATAAAGCAGGGGATAACCATTATGATATGGCTTCTGCCTTTATAAAAAGTATGAGGGGATCAGATGCAGATGCAGCTCTCTACTGGTTTGGAAGAATGATATTAGGAGGAGAAGATCCTAAATTTATTGTAAGAAGAATAATAGTACACGCCTCTGAAGATGTAGGTATGGCAGATTCAAGAGCGATGCTTATAGCTCATGCTGCATGGAATGCACTTGAGACTATAGGTATGCCAGAAGCAAGAATACCTATAGCTGAGGCTATAATATATATATCAAAAGCACCTAAGAGCAATTCGGTAGTAATGGCAGTAGATAAAGCCTTTCAGGATGCTAAAGATTTTCAGTATAGAGTTCCAGTTCATTTGAGGGATACTCATTACAAGGGTTCGAAAAATTTCGGAAATGGAATTGAGTATAAATATCCTCACAACTATCCAGGGAATTATGTAGAGCAAAAATATTTTCCTGATGAAATGGAAGATAGGAAATATTACAAGGATGATGAGAAATTTTAAGTATGGATAATATAACTAAGATAAGGATATCTGTAAGGGATTTAATTGAATTTATTTTGAGAAGTGGGGATTTAGTATCCACATTTGCTGGAAATAATAGAAATATAGAGGCAATTAAAGTACATCAAAAAATACAAAAAAATTCTGGCGACAATTATAATAGAGAAGTAGCTATTTCTCACACAATAATAAAGGATGATATTTCCTTGGAAATAAACGGAAGAATAGATGGAATAATTACAAAAGATAAAGTTACTATAATTGATGAAATCAAAACTACTACTAATGATCTAAATAATATTACTGAAGATTATAATAGGTTACATTGGGCACAGGTTAAATGTTATGCTTACTTTTATTGTGTACAGAATGATATTAAAATTATTGATACAAGGCTAACCTATTATCAAATGAATAGCAGGGAAATAAAATACTTAATTAAGTCTTATACTCTAGTTCAATTGGAACAATTTTTTAATGAGATAATTGATAAATATATATACTGGGCAAAACTTCAAAAAAATTGGAGGGAAAAGAGAGACCTATCTATAAAAAAACTTATATTTCCATATAGAGAATACAGATTAGGACAAAGAAAACTAGCGGTAGCTATTTATACTTCTATTAAAGAAAATAAAAATATTTTTGTAAAGGCACCTACAGGAATTGGTAAGACAATATCAACTATTTTTCCTGGGATTAAGGCACTAGGGGAAGGTATTATATCAAAAATTTTTTATGTTACAGCAAAGAATACCACAGGAGAAGAGGTAAAAAAGGCTTTTCTTCTTCTAGCAGAAAATGACCTGGATTTTAAAACGGTATGGATTACTGCAAAGGATAAGATATGCTTTAAAGAAGAAACTAATTGTGATCCAGAGTTATGTAAGTATGCTAAAGGTCATTTTGACAGAATAAATGAAGCTATAACTGATGCATTGAATAGAAATATAATTACTAGAGAAGTAATTGAAAAATATGCAGAGAAACACAGCGTTTGTCCTTTTGAATTTTCTTTGGATTTAACAAACTGGTGTGATTGTGTAGTGTGTGACTATAATTATGTTTTTGATCCAAAAGTATACTTAAGAAGATTTTTTTTAGAAAAGGGTGGAGACTATTGTCTTCTTGTAGATGAGGCTCATAATTTAGTGGACAGGGCAAGAAATATGTATTCAGGAGAATTATACAAGAAAGATATTTTAGATTTAAAAAATAAATGTAAAAATATATCTTCTATTTTATATAAAAGTCTAAATAAGATAAATACATTTTTGGTAAAGGAAAGAAAAAAATGTGAGGAAAATAATATTGGAGTAAATGTACAAAAAGATCCACCTAAGGATATAATAAAGCTTCTGAATAATTTTATATATGAAGCAGAAAGATTTTTAATAGTAAATGATAAGTGTGAGTTTAAAGCAGAAATTTTAGATATTTATTTTAAATTAAATTCATTTGTTAGGATTTATGAAGATTATAGTGAAGAATATATTACCTATAGCCAAAAAATTAAAGATGATCTATTATTAAAGATGTTTTGTGTTGACACATCAGAAGTTATGAAAAAATGTTTAGAAAAAGTAAAGTCTACAGTATTCTTTTCAGCTACACTAACACCTATGAATTATTTTATAAAGTTATTAGGTGGAGATAATGATTCCTATAAAATCAGATTGCCTTCACCTTTTAAAAGAGAAAATTTATGTTTGCTGCTAAACGATGGTGTATCTACAAAATATAATAACAGACAGTTTACTTATAAAGAGATAGTTTCCATTATAACAAATTGTGTATCTCAAAAGGCAGGAAATTATTTTGTGTTTTTTCCATCCTATAATTATATGAAAAGTGTTTTGGATATATTTCATGAGGAAAATAAAAATATCAATGTAGTATGCCAGAAAAACAATATGACTGAAGAGGAAAGAAATAATTTTATTGCACTTTTTTCTGAGAATAACAGAGAAACACTACTTGGATTTGTAGTTATGGGCGGGGTGTTTAGTGAAGGTATTGATTTAATAGGAGAAAAACTAAGTGGTGCTATTATTATTGGAGTTGGTCTTCCTAAAATATCTTTAGAAAGAAATTTAATTAAAGAATATTTTATAAAAAATAATGAAAATGGTTTTTTATATTCCTATGTCTATCCGGGCATAAATAAAGTCCTTCAGTCTGCAGGAAGAGTTGTGAGAACCGATAAAGATAGAGGGATTGTAGTATTAATAGATGAAAGATATTCTGAAAGTATTTATAAAGGATTATTACCTGAAGAATGGTCACATATGAAAAAAATAAATACTTTTCTAAATAAGAACAATAATGTTATTTTAGAATTTTGGAGTAAAAAATAGTATTTCATTGTGAATATTTCAATAATATATATTTCATTGATATAATCTTCTTCTAAATAACAGATTTTTAAAAAATTAATATATATGCATTAATTTTTTAAAAATATCATTAAAAAGAGAGGTTTATAGATAAATTAACAATGAAATAAATTGAAATTATTTATAATTATGCTTCTAAATGTATATATTTTAAAAATTAAAATAAAAAATCTTTTGGAATAGCAATAATTATAGTGTAAAATGCAAGTTTTCAGTTGAAAAGCGTCAAAAATACAATTATAATATATACTAAACGGATTTGGTAAAATAAATATATTAAAACTCCATTCAATATATAATTTTAATTTATATTTATGAATTGGAAATAAGCTTCTATTGATGTTATATTAATAGAACATATGAGTATAATTTAAAAATTCAGGGGGGCTAAAGTAATGAACGTAAAAACTGGTTATCCAAAAAACCAAGGCCTGTATGATTCACAATTTGAAAAAGATAATTGTGGTATAGGGTTTGTGGCAAATATAAAGGGTGAAAAAACCCATGATATTATAAAAAAGGGTATAGAAATACTAGTAAATTTAACTCACAGAGGTGGAGTTGGGTCTGATGTTAAAACTGGTGATGGTGCTGGAATTATGTTTCAGATACCACATGAGTTTTTTAAAATAGCATGTGAAAATTCAGGAATAGTTTTACCAGAAGAAGGTCAGTATGGGGTAGGTATGATGTTCTTACCTAAAGAAATTACTCTTTGCCATCAATGTGAAGGCATAGTAGAAAGAGTAATAGAAGAAGAAGGTCAGGATTTTCTTGGATGGAGACATGTACCAACTGATAGTAGAATAATAGGAAGAACTGCAAAGGGTTCAGAACCTATAATAAAACAAATCTTTATAGAAAATAAATGTGCAACTCAAGATGAGTTTGAAAAAAAATTATATATAATTCGTAAGAGAGCTGAAAGTGAAGTAAAAAGACTGCTGGATAATGGGTCAAATTATTTTTATGTTTGTAGTTTATCCAGTAAAAAGATCATATATAAAGGACTACTTCTTCCAGATCAAATTACAAGTTATTATATGGATTTAAATGATATAAATTTTAAAAGTGCTATTGCTTTAGTTCATCAAAGATTTAGTACAAATACTTTCCCAACTTGGGACTTGGCTCAGCCTTTTAGATATTTAGCTCATAATGGAGAAATAAATACCATAAGAGGTAATAGAAATTGGATGCATGCAAGAGAAGGAGTTTTAGAGTCAAAGATTTTTGGGAAAAACATAAGCAAATTATTTCCAATTATAAATCCTGATGGAAGTGACTCTGCTTCATTAGATAATGTATTTGAACTTTTAGTTATGGATGGAAGAAGTCCTGCTCATGCAATGATGATGCTTATACCAGAGGCTTGGGAAGCAAATGAAGAAATGGATGAGGATAAGAAAGCTTTCTATGAATATCATGGTTCATTAATAGAACCTTGGGATGGTCCAGCAGCTGTTACTTTTACAGATGGAACACAGGTTGGAGCAGTTCTTGATAGAAATGGACTAAGACCAGCTAGATATGTAATAACCAAAAGTGGAACAGTAGTTCTTTCTTCTGAAGCAGGAGTTTTAGATTTCCCAACAGAAGATATAATCCAAAATGGTAAATTAGAACCAGGAAAAATATTTTTACTTGATACTAGTAAGGGAAAAATAATAAGTGATGAAGAAGTTAAAAAATCTATATGTTCTGATAAGCCATATAAAGAAGCAATAGCTAAATATAAATTTGTTTTAGATGATTTAAATGGTTTTGAAGATGATACACAAATAATACCAGAAGCATTAAAAGAAAGACAACAAGCTTTTGGATATACTCTGGAAGATTTAAAAATAATATTGAAAGGTATGGCAAGTACAGCTAAAGAACCACTTGGTTCAATGGGTAATGATACTCCACTTGCAGTTTTATCAAATAGACCACAGGTATTATTTGCATATTTCAAACAGTTATTTGCTCAGGTTACAAATCCTCCAATAGATCCAATAAGAGAAGAACTTGTAACTTCCCTTACAAATTATATAGGATCACAGGGGAATATATTAAATAAAGAACTTTACAATAATCCTTTTATAGAGATACATTCACCTATTTTAACAGATTTAGAGACATCAAAAATAAAGGTGCTTAGTAACAACGATTTTAAAACAATAACTATACCAATTACTTTTAAATATGACACTGGGGTAGCAGGTTTTAAAGAAGCTTTAGAAAAAATATGTGAAAGAGCTTCTAACGCAGTAATTAAAGGCTATAATATTTTAGTTTTAAGTGATAAATCCAGTAATTCCTTTGAGGCAGCTGTTCCAAGTCTTTTAGCAGTATCAGCAGTACACCATCACTTAATTAGGGAAAAAACTCGTACTAAGGTTTCCATTATAGCAGAAACTGGTGAAGCAAGAGAAACTATGCATGCAGCTCTTCTTCTAGGATATGGTGCAACAGCAGTAAATCCATATATTGCTTATGAATCCATAAAGCAAATGGTTAATAATGGAGAAATAAAAGATATATCTTACAAAGAAGCTGTAGATAATTATATATATGCAGTAAATCATGGATTGTTGAAGATTTTATCTAAAATGGGCATTTCCACTTTAAGAAGTTATCATGGAGCACAAATTTTTGAAGCTATTGGACTTAAAAGTGATTTTGTAGATAAATATTTTGAAGGAACGCCTTCAAGAATAGAAGGTATAGATATAGAAACAGCAGCAGAGGAAGTTTTAATTAGACATAAAAATGCTTTCAATAATATCAGAAAACCAGTTTCTGAATTAGATGTAGGTGGAAGCTATGCATGGAGAAGTAATGGAGAATTCCATCTTTTCAATCCAGAAACAATTTACAAGCTTCAAGTTTCTACAAGAAGCAATGATTATAGTTTATATAAAAATTATGCTGGGCTTATAAATAATCAAGATAAAAATCTATGTACTATCAGAAGTATGTTTAAATTTAAAATAGATAGAGAAATTCCTATAGAGGAAGTAGAACCAGTAAGTGAAATACTAAAGAGGTTCTGTGCAGGAGCTATGTCCTTTGGTTCTATAAGTAAAGAAGCACATGAAGCAATTGCTATTGCCATGAACAGAATAGGTGGTAAGAGTAATAGTGGAGAAGGTGGAGAAGATCCAATAAGATACAAAAAAAGTGCAAATGGAGATTGGAAGAGAAGTGCAATAAAACAAATTGCTTCAGCTAGATTTGGAGTAAATGCTGAATATTTAGTAAATGCAGATGAACTGCAGATTAAAATGGCTCAAGGAGCTAAACCAGGTGAAGGCGGGCAGTTGCCAGGAAGAAAAGTTGATGAAGCTATAGCAAAGGTTAGACATTCAACTCCTGGAATAGATTTAATATCACCACCACCTCATCATGATATTTATTCCATTGAGGATTTAGCACAATTAATTTATGATTTGAAATCTACAAATCCTGAGGCAAGAATAAATGTAAAATTGGTATCAGAGGTTGGCGTTGGTACAGTAGCTGCTGGAGTTTCAAAGGCACATGCAGATGCTATATTAATAAGCGGACATGATGGAGGTACAGGAGCTTCACCAGTATCATCTATTAAACATGCAGGTATACCATGGGAGCTTGGTCTTTCAGAAGCACAGCAGGTGCTTTTATTGAATGATTTAAGAAGTAGAGTAGTACTTCAAACTGACGGGCAGCTTAAAACTGGTAGAGATATAGTTATAGCAACTCTTTTAGGGGCAGAAGAATTTGTATTTGCATCAACACTTTTAGTAGTACTCGGATGTACAATGCTTAGAAATTGTCATTTGAATACCTGTGATATGGGAATTGCAACTCAAGATCCAGAACTAAGAAAGAATTTCAAGGGAAAACCAGAACACATAGTAAACTTCTTGACATTTATTGCAATGGAAGTTAGAGAATATATGGCAAAGCTTGGATTTAGAACTATGAATGAAATGGTTGGAAGAGTTGACAAAATAGCAGTGAAAGATGAAAGCAACCATTGGAAAGCAAAGGGAATAGATCTTTCAAAGATATTATATAAACCTGATATGCCAAGCAGAATAAAGCCATATTGTGTGAAAAAGCAAGAACATGGCATTGAAAATTCTATGGATCGTAAATTGATAAAGATAGCTCAGGATGCTTTAAATAATCAAAATAAAGTAGTTGCTAATTTTGAAATTAAGAACACTGATAGAGCAGTTGGAGCTATGATAAGTGGAAAGGTTGCTAAATTATATGGCAATAAAGGCCTTTTGGAAGATACAATACAATTTAATTTTAAAGGAGCTGCAGGACAGAGTTTTGGTGCCTTTGGTGCTCATGGCTTAACACTTAATCTTGAAGGAGAGGCAAATGACTATGTAGGTAAAGGTTTGTCAGGGGCAAAGATAATAATTAAGACTCCAGCTAATGCAAACTATAAACAAGATGAAAATGTTATAGCAGGTAACACTATTCTATATGGAGCAACTGAAGGTCAACTATATATAAACGGTCTAGTAGGAGAAAGATTTGCAGTTAGAAACAGTGGTGCTATTGCAGTAGTAGAAGGTGTTGGTGATCACTGCTGTGAATACATGACTGGTGGAACCGTACTTGTCCTTGGCAATTTTGGTAGAAATTTTGCTGCTGGAATGAGCGGGGGAATAGCTTATGTATTTGACGAAGATAATTCATTGAGAAATAAGATTAAAAATAATACTGTAGATATAGATGAATTAGATGAAGATGATATAGAAGAAGTTTACAGCTTAATTGCAGCACATGAAAATTACACTGGAAGCTTAAAGGCTGCTAGCTTAATTAAAGGCTGGGATAAGGCACAGAAGAAGTTCAAAAAGATCATACCAACTGCTTATAAGAAAATTTTGCTAGAGAAAAATAAAGAAATCTCTGCTTTGAGAGCATAGGAGGTATAATAATATGGGAAAAACAACTGGTTTTAAAGAATATAAAAGACAGACTGCTAAAAAACGTCCAGTTAAAGATAGAATAAATGACTATAAACAAATTTATCTTCCAATGGAAGAAGGGGAATTACGTAAGCAAGGTGCTAGATGTATGGAATGTGGTACTCCCTTCTGTTCCTGGGGGTGTCCTCTTGGAAATTTAATGCCTGATTTTAATGATATGGTTTATAATAATGATTTTGAAGCTGGCTTTAATAGATTGTACTTAACAAATAATTTTCCAGAGTTTACAGGTAAAGTTTGTCCTGCACTTTGTGAGGGAGCTTGTACTCTTGGAGTTAATTCCGATGCAGTATCAATAAAGGAATTAGAGCTTGGAATTATTGAAAAAGCCTTCAAAGAAAATTTCATAAAACCTAATCCACCAAAAGTTAGAACGGGAAAGAGTGTGGCAGTAGTAGGTTCTGGTCCATCAGGACTTGCTGTGGCTGCTGAATTAAACTCAGTAGGTCATACTGTTACTGTATTTGAAAGGCATGACAGAATAGGAGGACTTTTAAGATACGGTATACCAGATTTCAAACTTGAAAAAGACATAGTAGATAGAAGAATAAATTTGATGGAAGAAGAAGGTATTATATTTAAAACTAATACTGATATAGGTATTAATTATGATGTGAAAGCTCTTTCAGAGGATTTTGATGCAGTAGTTCTTTGTGGTGGATCTACAATTCCGAGAGATTTACCAATAGAGGGCAGAGACCTTGAAGGTATACATTTTGCTGTGGACTTTTTAACTTATATAAATAAAAAGGTAGCTGGTGACGATGTATCAAAAGAAGCTATAGATGTAAAAGATAAAAATGTTTTAGTTATAGGCGGTGGAGATACTGGTTCCGATTGTATTGGTACTTCAATAAGAGAAGGGGCAAAGAATGTATATCAATTTGAAATAATGCCTAAACCACCTGAGGAAAGGGATAATACAATGCCATGGCCACTTTATCCAAAGACTTTAAAGGTTTCTACTTCTCATGAAGAAGGCGCAATTAGAGAATGGTGTACAGAAACTAAGAAGTTTATAGGTGAAAATGGAAAAGTTACTGCCATAGAAGGGATTAAGGTTCAGTGGGGAAAAGATGCATCAGGCAGATTTATCCCTACAGAAGTACCTGGTTCTAGGTTTGTGAGAGAGGTGGATTTAGTATTATTGGCAATGGGCTTTGTTCATCCTCAACATGAAGGTCTTATAAATGCACTAGGTTTAGAATTAGACAACAGAGGAAATATTTCTGCTGATGAAAATCATATGACTAGTGTAAATGGAGTATTTACAGCTGGAGATATGAGAAGGGGTCAATCACTTGTAGTTTGGGCTATAAATGATGGAAGACAGGCAGCAAAAGCTGTGGATGAGTATTTAATGGGTGAAAGTGTACTAAGAGGATAATTATAAAACAAAGGTCTGTACGAGAGTGCAGACCTTTGTTTTGCTAATTTATCAAAGATATTCATTATTTATTAAATTTTATTCAATATAACATGAAAAAAATACAAAATTATTGTTGACAGTTTTACTCTGGTTTGATATTATAATGCTATAAAGTTTAGTAAAACACTCAAGTTTAAAATTAGTGGGTTATACCATAAAGGAAGTGAGCTAATGAAGCTTTCAACAAAAGGAAGATATGGTGTAAAAGCCATGGTTGACTTAGCCATAAACTATGGAAATACACCTGTGTCAATTAAAAGTATTTCTGAAAGACAAAGTATTTCTGAATACTATTTGGAACAATTATTTTCAGCTCTTAGAAAAGCAGATTTAATAAAAAGTATTAGAGGAGCTCAAGGTGGTTATGTTCTAAATAAAGATCCTAGGGAAATAAGTGTTGATCAGATTTTAGATATACTTGAAGGGCCCATAGAGATTTCAGAATGCATTGAAGAAGATGGAATTTGTAGTAATAGCAGCTGCTGTGCTACTAGACTTCTTTGGGCTAAGCTTAAAGAAAGCATAGACAATGTAACTAAATCTATAACATTACAGGATATGGTTGATGATTACAAAAGCATAAAACTTAAAGGAGTGAATGTACATGAGTAAAAAGAGAGTTTATATGGATTATGCAGCTACTACCTATACAAAGCCAGAAGTTTTAGAAGAAATGTTGCCATACTTTACAGAGGAATTTGGTAATCCATCTTCATTATATTCTTTTTCAGACGATACAAAAAAAGCTATAAATATTTCTAGGGAAAGAGTTGCTAAAGCTATCAATGCTGAAAAAGATGAAATATATTTTACTGGCGGCGGTTCTGAAGCAGATAACTGGGCATTAAAGGGTATAGCTCTTGCACATAAAAATAAGGGAAATCACATAATTACTACTGCAATTGAACACCATGCTATTATACATACAGGTAAATTTTTAGAAAAAAATGGATTTGAGGTTACTTACCTTCCTGTAGATGAAGAGGGATTTGTTAAAGTAGAGGATGTAAAAAATGCTATAACAGAAAAGACTATTTTAGTTTCTATTATGTTTGCAAACAATGAAATTGGAACTATTGAACCAATAAAGGAAATTGGCAAGGTCTGTAGAGAAAAGAAAGTATTGTTTCACACAGATGCAGTGCAAGCAATTGGTCATGTGAAAATTGATGTTAAGGACATGAATATTGATTTATTATCCCTGGCAGGTCACAAATTTTATGGGCCCAAAGGTATAGGCGCCTTGTATATAAGACGCGGTGTTAAAATAGAAAATTTAATACATGGCGGTGGTCAGGAAAGAGGAAAAAGAGCAAGTACAGAGAATATTGCCAGTATTGTAGGTATAGGGAAGGCTATAGAGCTTGCTACATCAGAACTTGAAGAAGAATCACAAAGACTTAATAATTTGAGAAATAAATTAGTTAAGGGAATAATGGAAAAAATACCTTATACAAAATTAAATGGTCCCAGTGATGATAGAAGACTACCGGGAAATTCAGATTTTAGTTTTATTGGCATAGAGGGAGAAACATTACTGTTAGATTTAGACTATGCAGGCATATATGCTTCCACAGGTAGTGCATGTGCATCTGCTTCACTGGATCCTTCGCATGTGCTTTTATCCATAGGATTACCTCATGAAACAGCTCATGGTTCCCTTAGATTGACTCTAGGAGCAAAGAGCACAGAAGAGGATGTAGATTATGTTTTAGAGACTTTACCAGAAATAGTTAGAAAAAGAAGAGAAATGTCACCACTTTGGGAAGATTTTTTAAAAGAGAAAGGGGAAAGATAATTATGATGTATAGTGATAAAGTAATGGATCATTTCAGAAATCCAAGAAATGTTGGAGAAATAGAAAATGCCAATGGTGTTGGCGAAGTTGGAAATCCACAGTGTGGAGATATAATGAAGATATATATAAAAGTAGAAGATAATAAAATAGAGGATGTAAAATTTAAGACCT from Clostridium pasteurianum BC1 includes:
- the gltB gene encoding glutamate synthase large subunit, which translates into the protein MNVKTGYPKNQGLYDSQFEKDNCGIGFVANIKGEKTHDIIKKGIEILVNLTHRGGVGSDVKTGDGAGIMFQIPHEFFKIACENSGIVLPEEGQYGVGMMFLPKEITLCHQCEGIVERVIEEEGQDFLGWRHVPTDSRIIGRTAKGSEPIIKQIFIENKCATQDEFEKKLYIIRKRAESEVKRLLDNGSNYFYVCSLSSKKIIYKGLLLPDQITSYYMDLNDINFKSAIALVHQRFSTNTFPTWDLAQPFRYLAHNGEINTIRGNRNWMHAREGVLESKIFGKNISKLFPIINPDGSDSASLDNVFELLVMDGRSPAHAMMMLIPEAWEANEEMDEDKKAFYEYHGSLIEPWDGPAAVTFTDGTQVGAVLDRNGLRPARYVITKSGTVVLSSEAGVLDFPTEDIIQNGKLEPGKIFLLDTSKGKIISDEEVKKSICSDKPYKEAIAKYKFVLDDLNGFEDDTQIIPEALKERQQAFGYTLEDLKIILKGMASTAKEPLGSMGNDTPLAVLSNRPQVLFAYFKQLFAQVTNPPIDPIREELVTSLTNYIGSQGNILNKELYNNPFIEIHSPILTDLETSKIKVLSNNDFKTITIPITFKYDTGVAGFKEALEKICERASNAVIKGYNILVLSDKSSNSFEAAVPSLLAVSAVHHHLIREKTRTKVSIIAETGEARETMHAALLLGYGATAVNPYIAYESIKQMVNNGEIKDISYKEAVDNYIYAVNHGLLKILSKMGISTLRSYHGAQIFEAIGLKSDFVDKYFEGTPSRIEGIDIETAAEEVLIRHKNAFNNIRKPVSELDVGGSYAWRSNGEFHLFNPETIYKLQVSTRSNDYSLYKNYAGLINNQDKNLCTIRSMFKFKIDREIPIEEVEPVSEILKRFCAGAMSFGSISKEAHEAIAIAMNRIGGKSNSGEGGEDPIRYKKSANGDWKRSAIKQIASARFGVNAEYLVNADELQIKMAQGAKPGEGGQLPGRKVDEAIAKVRHSTPGIDLISPPPHHDIYSIEDLAQLIYDLKSTNPEARINVKLVSEVGVGTVAAGVSKAHADAILISGHDGGTGASPVSSIKHAGIPWELGLSEAQQVLLLNDLRSRVVLQTDGQLKTGRDIVIATLLGAEEFVFASTLLVVLGCTMLRNCHLNTCDMGIATQDPELRKNFKGKPEHIVNFLTFIAMEVREYMAKLGFRTMNEMVGRVDKIAVKDESNHWKAKGIDLSKILYKPDMPSRIKPYCVKKQEHGIENSMDRKLIKIAQDALNNQNKVVANFEIKNTDRAVGAMISGKVAKLYGNKGLLEDTIQFNFKGAAGQSFGAFGAHGLTLNLEGEANDYVGKGLSGAKIIIKTPANANYKQDENVIAGNTILYGATEGQLYINGLVGERFAVRNSGAIAVVEGVGDHCCEYMTGGTVLVLGNFGRNFAAGMSGGIAYVFDEDNSLRNKIKNNTVDIDELDEDDIEEVYSLIAAHENYTGSLKAASLIKGWDKAQKKFKKIIPTAYKKILLEKNKEISALRA
- a CDS encoding glutamate synthase subunit beta, with product MGKTTGFKEYKRQTAKKRPVKDRINDYKQIYLPMEEGELRKQGARCMECGTPFCSWGCPLGNLMPDFNDMVYNNDFEAGFNRLYLTNNFPEFTGKVCPALCEGACTLGVNSDAVSIKELELGIIEKAFKENFIKPNPPKVRTGKSVAVVGSGPSGLAVAAELNSVGHTVTVFERHDRIGGLLRYGIPDFKLEKDIVDRRINLMEEEGIIFKTNTDIGINYDVKALSEDFDAVVLCGGSTIPRDLPIEGRDLEGIHFAVDFLTYINKKVAGDDVSKEAIDVKDKNVLVIGGGDTGSDCIGTSIREGAKNVYQFEIMPKPPEERDNTMPWPLYPKTLKVSTSHEEGAIREWCTETKKFIGENGKVTAIEGIKVQWGKDASGRFIPTEVPGSRFVREVDLVLLAMGFVHPQHEGLINALGLELDNRGNISADENHMTSVNGVFTAGDMRRGQSLVVWAINDGRQAAKAVDEYLMGESVLRG